From Lemur catta isolate mLemCat1 chromosome 19, mLemCat1.pri, whole genome shotgun sequence, a single genomic window includes:
- the ALB gene encoding albumin has translation MKWVTFISLLFLFSSAYSRGVFRRDTHKSELAHRFNDLGEGNFKALVLVTFAQFLQKCPFEDHVKLVNEVTEFAKTCVADESAENCDKSLHTLLGDKLCTVASLREKYGEMADCCAKQEPERNQCFLDHKEDKPDLPPLERPEADVMCTSFQENENKFLGVYLYEIARRHPYFYGPELLFFAERYKHAFAECCQADDKAACLLPKLDALKEEGMVASAKQRFKCSSLQKFGDRAFKAWAVARLSQRFPKAEFAEVSKLVQDLVKIHTECCHGDLLECADDRADLAKYMCEHQDSLSSKLKECCDKPVLEKSHCLAHVENDEAPADLTPLAHDFVEDKEVCKNYAEAKDVFMGTFLYEYSRRHADYSPLMLLRVAKVYEATLEKCCATADPHECYAKVFDEFQPLVEKPQKLVKENCELFEKLGEYGFQNALLVRYTRKVPQVSTPSLVEVSRSLGKVGTKCCKLDESKRLPCTEDFLSLVLNRLCVLHEKTPVSERVTKCCTESLANRRPCFSNLEVDETYVPKEFNADTFTFHADFCTLPDKQKQIKKQFALAELVKHKPKATDDQLKAVMTDFATFVEKCCKADDKEACFAEEGPKLVAASQAALV, from the exons ATGAAGTGGGTAACctttatttcccttctctttctcttcagctCTGCTTATTCCAGGGGCGTGTTTCGTCGAGATACAc ACAAGAGTGAACTTGCTCATCGGTTTAATGATTTGGGAGAAGGAAATTTCAAAGCCct GGTACTGGTAACCTTTGCTCAGTTTCTTCAGAAGTGCCCCTTTGAAGATCATGTAAAATTAGTGAATGAAGTAACTGAGTTTGCAAAAACATGTGTTGCTGATGAATCAGCTGAAAATTGTGACAAATCACTT CATACTCTTTTGGGAGATAAATTATGCACAGTTGCAAGTCTTCGTGAAAAATATGGTGAAATGGCTGATTGCTGCGCAAAGCAAGAACCCGAGAGAAACCAGTGCTTTCTGGACCACAAGGAAGACAAGCCAGACCTCCCCCCGCTGGAGAGACCAGAGGCCGACGTTATGTGCACCAgctttcaggaaaatgaaaataagttctTGGGAGT TTACTTATATGAAATTGCCAGAAGACATCCTTACTTTTATGGTCCAGAACTCCTTTTCTTCGCTGAAAGGTATAAACATGCCTTTGCAGAATGCTGTCAAGCTGATGATAAAGCTGCCTGCTTGTTACCGAAG CTTGATGCTTTGAAGGAGGAAGGAATGGTTGCATCTGCCAAGCAGAGATTCAAGTGCAGCAGTCTCCAGAAATTTGGAGATAGAGCTTTCAAAGCatg GGCAGTAGCTCGCCTGAGCCAAAGATTTCCCAAAGCTGAGTTTGCAGAAGTTTCCAAGTTAGTGCAAGACCTTGTCAAAATCCACACGGAATGCTGTCACGGCGACCTGCTTGAATGTGCAGATGATAGG GCCGACCTTGCCAAGTACATGTGTGAACATCAAGATTCACTGTCCTCTAAACTGAAGGAATGCTGTGATAAGCCTGTCTTGGAAAAATCCCACTGCCTTGCTCACGTGGAAAATGATGAGGCGCCTGCTGACTTGACCCCATTAGCTCATGATTTTGTTGAGGATAAGGAAGTTTGCAAAAACTATGCTGAGGCAAAAGATGTCTTCATGGGCAC gtttttatatgaatattcaaGAAGGCACGCCGATTACTCTCCCTTAATGCTACTAAGAGTTGCCAAGGTATACGAAGCCACGCTGGAGAAGTGCTGTGCCACTGCTGATCCCCATGAATGCTATGCCAAAGTG TTCGATGAATTTCAGCCTCTTGTGGAAAAGCCTCAGAAATTAGTCAAAGAAAACTGTGAACTCTTTGAGAAGCTTGGAGAGTATGGCTTCCAGAATGC GTTGTTAGTTCGTTACACCAGGAAAGTACCTCAAGTGTCGACTCCAAGTCTTGTGGAGGTTTCAAGAAGCCTAGGAAAAGTGGGTACCAAGTGTTGTAAGCTGGATGAATCAAAAAGGTTGCCCTGTACTGAAGACTTT CTGTCTTTGGTGCTGAACCGGTTGTGTGTGTTGCATGAGAAGACACCAGTGAGTGAGAGAGTCACCAAATGCTGCACAGAATCCTTGGCAAATAGGCGACCGTGCTTCAGCAATCTGGAAGTCGATGAAACATACGTTCCCAAAGAATTTAATGCTGATACATTCACCTTCCACGCAGATTTTTGCACACTTCCTGACAagcaaaaacaaatcaagaaacaATT TGCACTTGCTGAGCTCGTGAAACACAAGCCCAAGGCAACAGATGATCAACTGAAAGCTGTCATGACAGATTTTGCAACTTTTGTAGAAAAGTGCTGTAAGGCTGACGATAAGGAAGCCTGCTTTGCTGAGGAG GGTCCAAAACTTGTTGCTGCAAGTCAAGCTGCATTAGTCTAA